A region of Drosophila mauritiana strain mau12 chromosome 3L, ASM438214v1, whole genome shotgun sequence DNA encodes the following proteins:
- the LOC117140329 gene encoding actin-binding Rho-activating protein codes for MAESQDSSVSSRITLFNQQAEQHKNWMMINPFAHYNVNEMPKRTFPEEEYGRAPAGSLSEQRSLQANVRALEEILQLCDMIQKSGRDDPIDGRKVLAFGQLFETYNDISDKLLATLLGARKYGFVDFSGETLFQGRDDTEPVRLLRPFEELQAEIIAKVADLRCDFTEKPEEPTLLRKD; via the exons ATGGCTGAAAGTCAG gATTCGTCGGTCTCGTCACGCATCACGCTCTTTAACCAACAAGCTGAGCAGCATAAAAACTGGATGATGATAAACCCCTTCGCCCATTACAACGTGAACGAGATGCCCAAGAGGACCTTTCCAGAGGAGGAATACGGCAGAGCTCCGGCGGGCAGTCTTTCCGAGCAGAGATCCTTGCAGGCGAATGTCCGTGCTCTGGAGGAGATCCTCCAACTATGCGATATGATACAGAAATCCGGTCGTGATGATCCTATTGATGGGAGAAAAGTACTAGCTTTCGGGCAGCTATTTGAAACTTACAACGATATATCCGACAAATTGCTTGCCACTCTGTTGGGTGCCCGAAAGTATGGATTCGTGGACTTCAGCGGGGAAACCCTTTTTCAAGGTCGTGATGACACAGAACCCGTCCGCCTGCTTCGTCCCTTTGAGGAGCTCCAAGCCGAAATCATTGCCAAGGTCGCCGATCTGCGCTGCGATTTCACTGAAAAACCGGAGGAACCGACTCTGCTTCGCAAGGATTAG